The genomic region TGTCGAGCTCGTCGTCAAATATACCTCCCTCCAGCGCGCAGAAGCCGCCGAAGGCGTCGGTGGAGAAGAGCACCTTTTCCGTGCTGTCGTAGGCGACCATGCTCTCCGGCCAGTGGACCATGGGAATCGTCGCGAAGGCCAGTTTATGCCGCCCTAGATCCAGCACGTCTCCCTCTTTGACCTCTATCATTCCGTCGGTTATGCCGTAAAAGGCGTTTATCATCTCGATCGTTTTTTTGTTGCCGACTATTTTCATATTGGGATAAAATTTGCGGAGTATGCTGATGGATCCGGAGTGGTCCGGCTCCATATGGTCGACGACTAGATAGTCTATCGCGCCGCCTTCCGGCATGATCGATACCAGCCTCTCCATATAGGCGGAAAGTTTGTCGGCCTTTATCGTATCTATGAGGGCTCGTTTTTCATCGTTGATGAAATATGCGTTGTAGGCCACTCCCCTGGGGAGCGCCCACAATCCCTCGAAAAGGTCGGTTTCCCTGTCGTTGCCGCCGATCCAGTAAATCGTATCCGTGACCTTGACCGCCTGCTGTATCATTCGCAGTGACCCCCTTAATTTTTTCTGCTCTAAACTATATTATATATGAATTACTGATACGCGCGTCCAAGGAATCGTCTCAATAAAAAATATAATAAACAAACTTATCTGAAATTAACGCTCAAATGTTGCAATTTGTCAGGAATTGGGCAATAATAGCACCGTGTGGTTTTTTGTAATACTGACCAGTGTGCTGACGGCCGTCTTGTAAAAGAGGGCCCGATATGTTTCGCAAGGAGGCGGAGTAATTGTTCGAACCAAAACAGCTCCAGGAAGTGGCAGAAGGAAGGAAGGCCTATGAAGCGGCGGTAGCTAAAGCGCTTACAAAAGGCCCGGAGAGAAAGGAAAATTTCACCACAGGCGGCGGTATTCCTCTTAAGAGAACCTATACCCCCGAAGACGTCGACAGCGTCGACTACACCAAAGACCTCGGATTCCCCGGCGTATATCCCTTTACCCGCGGCGTCCAGCCCACGATGTACAGAGGCCGCTTCTGGACGATGCGCCAGTATGCGGGCTTCGCTACGGCGGAAGATTCAAACAAGCGTTACCGTTATCTTCTGAGTCAGGGGACGACTGGACTTTCGGTCGCCTTCGACCTTCCGACGCAGATCGGTTACGACTCGGACGACCCGATGGCGGTCGGCGAATGCGGCAAGGTCGGCGTAGCGGTCGACAGCCTGGCCGATGCCGAGATACTCTTCGGCGGCATCCCTCTTGACAAAGTCTCGACATCTATGACGATCAACGCTCCGGCGTCGGTGCTTCTTTCGATGTACATCGCGGTCGCCGAGAAGCAGGGCGTGCCGATGAAGGCGCTTTCCGGAACCATTCAGAACGACATTCTGAAAGAATACATAGCGCGCGGCACATATATCTTCCCGCCCAAGCCGTCGATGCGGCTCATCACGAACATATTCAAGTTCTGCAGCGAGAACATCCCCAAGTGGAACACGATCTCCATCTCAGGCTATCATATCCGCGAAGCCGGCTCGACCGCCATCCAGGAAGTGGCCTTTACGCTCGCCGACGGCATCGCCTACGTCGAAGCGGCGATGAAGTCGGGACAGGACCCGAACGTATTCGGCAAGCGCCTCTCCTTCTTCTTCAACGCGCACAACGACTTCCTCGAAGAGGTCGCGAAGTTCCGTGCAGCGCGCAAGGTTTGGGCGCGCATCATGAAGGAGCGCTTCGGCGTGACGGAAAAGAGCGCTCAGATGCTCCGCTTCCACACTCAGACGGCCGGCTGCACGCTCACCGCCCAGCAGGCGGAGAACAACATCGTCCGCGTCGCCGTCCAGACGATGGCGGCGGTCTGCGGCGGCACGCAGTCGCTGCACACCAACAGCCTTGACGAAGCCCTCGCGCTGCCGACGGACAAGAGCGTGCGCATCGCTCTGCGCACCCAGCAGATAGTGGCTTACGAGTCCGGCGTGACGAACGTCGTCGACCCGCTCGCCGGCAGCTACGCGATCGAAGCGCTCACGAAGCAGATCGAAGAGGGCGCGTGGGAGTACATCAAGAAGATCGATGAGCTCGGCGGAATGATGACGGCTATCGAAAAGGGCTATCCGCAGAAGCATATCCAGGACGCAGCCTACGACTATCAGAAGTCGATAGAGTCCGGCGACCGCACTATCGTCGGCGTAAACAAGTTCCACATCGACGAAGATATGTCGGAGCGCAAACTCCTTAAGGTCGACGCCAGCGTGGGTGTGAATCAGATAAAGAAGCTCCGCGAGATGAAAGAGAAACGCGACAACGTCAGAGTCAAGACGACGCTCGACGCGGTACGTGAAGGTGCGAAGGGCGAGGCGAACCTCATGCCGCTTATACTGGACGCCGTCCACGCATATGCGACGGAGGGGGAGATCTGCGGCGTGCTCCGCGAAGTATTCGGCGAGTACAAGGAGAACGTGGTTCTTTAGAATCGCGTGCGCTTTTTAAGGAGGAATAGACAATGGACCGCAAAATTCGCGTAGTCGTTGCGAAACCGGGGCTTGACGGGCACGACCGTGGCGCCAAGGTCATCGCGAGAGCATTCAGAGACGCCGGCATGGAGGTCATTTACACAGGCCTCCGCCAGACGCCGGAACAGATAGTTGCGACAGCTATACAGGAAGACGCGGACG from Synergistes jonesii harbors:
- a CDS encoding acyl-CoA mutase large subunit family protein translates to MFEPKQLQEVAEGRKAYEAAVAKALTKGPERKENFTTGGGIPLKRTYTPEDVDSVDYTKDLGFPGVYPFTRGVQPTMYRGRFWTMRQYAGFATAEDSNKRYRYLLSQGTTGLSVAFDLPTQIGYDSDDPMAVGECGKVGVAVDSLADAEILFGGIPLDKVSTSMTINAPASVLLSMYIAVAEKQGVPMKALSGTIQNDILKEYIARGTYIFPPKPSMRLITNIFKFCSENIPKWNTISISGYHIREAGSTAIQEVAFTLADGIAYVEAAMKSGQDPNVFGKRLSFFFNAHNDFLEEVAKFRAARKVWARIMKERFGVTEKSAQMLRFHTQTAGCTLTAQQAENNIVRVAVQTMAAVCGGTQSLHTNSLDEALALPTDKSVRIALRTQQIVAYESGVTNVVDPLAGSYAIEALTKQIEEGAWEYIKKIDELGGMMTAIEKGYPQKHIQDAAYDYQKSIESGDRTIVGVNKFHIDEDMSERKLLKVDASVGVNQIKKLREMKEKRDNVRVKTTLDAVREGAKGEANLMPLILDAVHAYATEGEICGVLREVFGEYKENVVL